In Syngnathus scovelli strain Florida chromosome 16, RoL_Ssco_1.2, whole genome shotgun sequence, the genomic stretch GCATGATAGATTTTGACCATTCAACATAGATCACATCATGTAAGAATACAGtaattatacaaaaaaaatgacatttattattaaaaaaaaactcactaaTTATGCTAAACTTatacattgtagaataatgtaactgGAAACACAAAATTATGTGTAGTGTTATCATAGTAGATGTGACACATTCGCATTCACAATGTCACCTATGGACAGTccggagaacatgcaaagtccACACAGTTAAGACCCGAGCCAGAATCCAAATCTGCAACTCTCAACTGTGAATCAATATGTGATACAAAACGGCGTCGAGTCAGGAATAGGGGGAAAAAGATATGAGGCAGTCAATGTCCCAAAGTGCTTCACTGTATTTATTCTGAAGCCTAAAAAACGGATGCCTTCTAAAATCCAGATGTTTGACACATCCATGTATGTACTGTATGCAGAGGCAGATCATCTTGCCCAGGCTGCCTGGCAAAATAGGGTTATCCTTGAAATAATTCCAGGGTCGCGAAGGTGAAGGGAGTTCCGGATGCAGCAGGAACTCAACTAAATTTTTTGTCTTCCcagctatattttttttcccctttttctttAAGACCGAGGAGGATCTAACTCTTGGTAGCCAGAGAAGTCTTAGAAGTCAGAGAAGTCTGAGACAAAGTCACCTAAAGAGTGAGACAAGGCAGAGAAGGGAAATATCAAAATTAGTTTGGAGTGTTGGGAATTTGTCCTGCTTAAAAGCAGCGGTCGATTGGATTCGTTGGGCCAAATTGTATTCAAAGTGACTGATTGCAATATATTTGTTTTTCGAGATTTCCCTCCTCCTGTCACACTCAGGAATGTCAGTCCCCAGAACAAGTTGCTATAAATAATAGAGAGGCTTGGGGTGTGGTTTTTGGGAAGTTGACATATGAATACGAGTGATgtcttaaaatgtaaaaattgcAGAATTTGGGAtcctaataaaaaaaagaagctcacAATATTAGACAACCTGTACATATTTCTGCTGCCTTATGTGAATGCGACTTGATTTCTCACGTTGTAAGTCACAATCCAAGaaagaataaaatagaaaaacaggAAAAAGAGGATAGGAGTACTTACTGTATCCAGACATTGAGCTGTTGCCGTAACCGTATGTTCCGTAGCCTGTCGAGAGAGAGAACATTGGTCAATTTGAACCAATCTCAGCCCTGAAGAAAgtgtatcttaaaaaaaaaaaagcagttttaCCTCCACCGTTATTGAAACCCCTTCCCCTTCCACGACCCCGTCCTCTGCCTCTGGGCAAGGTGACCTCGCCAGGAGGTCCCATCATGCCATAGCCTTCATTGTTCTGAATGAGGGAATCATCAAATATCATTTTGCACTGATGGAGCAAGGATTGACTTCAACCTACTTACCATTGGAggtccctttttctttttcggCACTTGTGTCACAGAGGTCTCGGGGAAGAGCTGCTCCAAAGCCGCCAGTGCTGCGTAAGCCTTGGCTACTTTCTTGTTGGACCCGGTCCCCTGGAATTTTTGTTCATCAATCTCCACTTCCATGACAAAACGCTTGTCATGGCTGCCGCCAGTCTCTGAGATGAGCTCGTATTTTAGACCACGGCGTTTCTCGTTCAACTCCATCACGGGGTTCTTGCCGTGTTTGCTCAGGATTGGTCCCTGTTGGCGTGCGGTCTAAAATAAAAaggatggtggggggggggaacatggtGAGGATGGAACTCACTGCTGCTGGTATTGAGAATGTTTTTACGAGACTGCATCATCATTATGTACCTGCGCTGCATCAGTGGAATTTGTGCTGGCTGGTACTGTGGGCACAGGAGTAGTAACTTCAGTGGCTGTTTCTTCTGGTTTCACATCCTGCACTGTGACCGGTTGTATGGTTTCTTCCGGTTTTACAGGCTCTGGAGGTTTGATTTCCACTCCAGTGGAGATCCCCATGTCTTGCAGTACCTGGAGTAAACAGAGGCACTGCACTTTAGTACAAAAACTAAATGAGTTAATATTATTTCAAGGTTGACTGTAACAATTCCCTACGCTGACTCACCTTGACAGCGACATGTAGCTTAGCCGTCCGTTTGGATGGACCTGAAGCTTTAAAAGTCTTGCCATCAACTTCGACGGCCATAGTGAAGACAGGGACGTGAATCGGGCCGGTCTGGGAGATCAGCTTGTACTGGAGACCCGGCTTCAGCTGGTTGAGTCGCATTAAAGCATTCATAGCCTGGGTATCCATCTTATCCTCTGTAGTTGCTGGGAACAGTACAATGATAGATTTATTGGAAAACATGTGAAACAAGACGAATATTGTAGTAGAGACATTTTATTCAATTCCTCCAAAATTTTTCTGATCTTTCATAATCTTTGCTGGAGGTAGGTGGAACTAATTACAGTCGCTTCTCCCCATCAAACAAAGCGAATTTGTGTTACAAAATATTACGCAGAAAAGTGACTTTGATGCTACCATTTTTTGCTTCGCGATCCCCTGACATTCAAATTTAATTCTATGAACCGGTTAAAATAACATCTAGCTTTCAATAACAAAATAATGTCTTTACCACGAGCCTTGAGCAACGCTAAATCAGCAGAATGGCACTGAACAGAATTGCTCGTCTATCGCGACAATCCAAATGTTTGTCTGTTTACATGGCGACCGAGATTCTCCTAATACCTCAAAGACCTCTGTTATGCTTTATCACATTTATGACAcacacagataatggatgggtgAACATAAAACGTAACTCCTTCCATGTTAATCTACTAAAAGTAACTCACATTTCTTCTgcaattttttcttcttcttattgGGAGTCTTTTCTTCAATTCCCGCCTCTTCCTCAATGGGCCGTTTCATCGGTGGGGCATACGTGGTACTGGGTGGGATTTGCACTGTTGACACAATCGTGCGAGGAGGCGCAGACAGGTTACTGCACAGGAACAAAATAATCCCCCCCGACTCTTGgtcacaaagtttttttttttacctatatAATCAATTGGAGGTCCGGGAGTTTTCTTGGGTATCCTAAAGGGAAGCGGATCCATTCCGAGCACTTTGTGAAGCTGTCCAAAGGCTGACAACCTTAAGGCATGCTAAGAACGTAAGGAAAGGTCAATCTTGGCGAATATGTTCACATCACAGGACATTCGACTTACTTGTGCACTCAACGTGATGTCTTCTCTCTGCTGGCTGTCCAAGTGGCTTACTGCATCTGTTGGCTCCTTCTCACATGGATCAGCAATTCCAGCTCCATCTGTAAGTAAGCCGTATTGGACCACCTTTGCCATTTTGCAAACGAACAAGATGGTACAAGTGAGTTACACGAGTACAAACTTACCTGGCATTAGGATTCCTGAAGCCAGACATTCTAGGACTCTGCGTAGTGCTTCTCCTGCCATCATGGGCCGGTTTCCTGTGCCGATGGCTTTCTCACAGATCAGCTCCAGCGGCTACACAGTATAAGGAGAATTTCCAAACAGTTGAATTAAACATCTAGTCATTGAAGCACATCTCAAACCACAGTCGTCACTTAAACACATTTTACTCGAGTACCAAAAAAATAGATAGAACATTCTCACCCAGCCAGAAAGTGGGGTCCATGTCGGGATACGGGCACACAGGTCCCTTAGAACCCGAATGACGATTACACAGGAGCGCAATCCATTGGCTCTTGCCTGAGGACACAATAAAGGAGGGGGGGAGCACGGGGACGACAAGCAAAACGAGTcaaacggggaaaaaaaaatattccatatCAATTGAAATGAACTTTTGAAATGAAGCCACACAGACTATAAGACCTTGGCGTATTCATTGTGGGAATATTTTAAGGCAAAGTGAAAACAAGTTTATTGACCCATACTCGGCGGGACTGAGTGATAAGTCATCTGACGATGGAATTTACAGCCCTGTGATTCAAACATCAAACATTTAAATCATGATCAAGTGTCAACAAACATGGCTTCGACATAACCCAAGCTTTCGATGAGACAGCCGAGTGAACCAGACACTCGTAAAATCTAAACTCAACTAATAAACACTACCCAAAGTTCCCATTGATTAAAGTATTTCCTCTATGCAAACAAACGgacgacccaaaaaaaaaaagaaaaaaagattaagTTAATTAAGCATTTAGTTTGCATCACATCAAATAGACCGCGAGACACATCTTCAAATATGCCTCACTTGCACGCCATGGAGTTGCGCTAATCCGAAAGTTAAACTGGAATGAAATATTGCACCTGGATACCTGGTCAGTCCCAAACGCCAATGTACTTTTCGCCTACATAACTGGAGTGGCTTTTAATATATGATTGCTGACAAACAActgagttaaaaaaataaaataaaataaaatgaaataacccAGCATCTGAACAACATCATCATGGCAAAAGTTTCAAATAATCACTACGGGAACTCCATGAGAGCCATTAAATACGAAACATCAAATGAAACACAAAAAGACAAgggagcatttaaaaaaaaaaaatcaaactacttGTGTTTTAGAGACAAATAAAGACAAAATCCAAACCTGAAACCACTTAGCGTGGCGAAGAGACGCCAAGGCAGTTATGCATTTCTGCCTGTCCAGAGCATCCGGGGGATCGTTGACTGATAGCGTTTCTATTGGCAGGTGGAATAAGAAGACAAGGTACAGTTTGACCAAGGGGAGTTCTGTCATCCGGCCGGGGGAACACAGGCAGCTTTCCCAAACTACAGGCAGAAGAGGTAAGGGGAGGGGGACTCCTCCGCTGGAGAACCCACCAAATGCTCTGAACCTCCAACCTTCATATGATGTTGCATGTAACACTTCACACCGCTGACGTGGCGTGAACTTTATGAATTGAAACGTGTATAGTACGTGGAGGTTGTATATCTGGATGCATCagtgttgtgctttttttttctttctgacttTGAAAGAAGGTAGAGCCCCTCCCCTTTGCCTCAATACTGGGTACACTGCATTTTGCCCCTTCCGAGACAGAGAGTGGCCAGTTGGTCAAAGGTCCAGCGTCCCTAAAATTGACAAACTAGAAGGCTTGACAAAGAGAATCAGAATTGGAACCACAGGTACATGTTATCAGGTACACAAAAGGTGGCTATCAAAACAAGTCTGCACTGCAGCAAAACTGATGGCTTACAAAAAAAAGGACCCAAACTGGGGGTGAACATCAGCGCAGGGTTGCAGATGAGGCCACGCGGTTTCACGCCTCCTGAAATCTCAATCCTCATTTCCACCAAATGATGAAGATGCGCACTTTACTGTGTTTTCATTTCACGATCTAGGAAATATATCTGATAAGCTGCATTCAAATACATGACTTGAACGGGAAAAGTGAGTCGCATGCTGTCGTCGTTGTGAGGTCACACTAGTTACTCGAATCCACCCCGTCTATGAACTTGATCACGGTTTATTGACCTAATCCGAACTACACTCAAGTGAAAATGAGCGCTTGGTGGAAACATTGCATTATGTAacgtttaatgcattttattgtcCTTATCTGCAACCCGAAGCTCTTCCTGCGAAGAAACATTGAAATCAAACGCCCACCGCTGGGTTAACCAACCAAGGACAATTTCACGATACCTTGAGCTGCTCATTTTTGCTGCAATGCAAACCGTTCAGGAATGATAAAACACATGCAAACaaagtggtctttttttttgtgtttgttgaaaTTCTCAGTAAGCCTTCATTTCTTTAGTAACCTTGATTATAATGAGGGAAGACAAATCCATGTCTTCAACAAATAAGTAAGCTACTTGCCCTATACTGTATATTGGGCCATCAAAAATGTACAATTACATTACATGGAACTATGAGAGTGTCTACAGAGCTATAAGTCATAGCATAGTTTCATTATGTGACGATGGATTCTTGTCCCCAAGCTCCATTGAAGGCCCAATAAACAATATCTATCTTGTCTGCATGGCCTCGCAACTGGAGGTGTGGATAAATAAAAAGGGGGGAAGAAATAGTCTTTGCGGGTCTTACCGCCAGCGGCGGCCTTCTCCATCTCCTCGCGAACTAACGGGGACGTTAAGTGAATGGTGAGGGTGAGAGTGGGCTCCTTTGTGTTCTTGATGGTAATACAGGCCTCTTGGACGTCGTGATTCACAACATATTGGTCTTCAGTGACAACCTGCAGGAGTGAGATTGAAACGTTTGCCTGTGCAACCAATGGGTTTCCCTTTGCATTTGATGTTTTAAGATCTGCTCTCACCTTAAGCTGTGCAGCCAGGTTGTCAGCCACCTTCTTTAGCAAAGTGTTGGTTGGTTTGTCCCTGCAGAGGAGCACCAGCTCAAGGTCCAGATCTCCCTTTAATAGAAGACCCTTGGCCACAAGGCCCACCCTCATCACACCACGAAGAGTCCGTGTGACTTGTTCTTTGGGCTCACTGCAAAATGGGAACATGAGAAGAAGCTAAAACCCTTTCTGAATTTATTGAATTAAAATCAGTGGACACTCACCTCTCTTTTTCAGTTTCTGTACCATCACCGTCACACTTTTCTTGTTTATCCAGCCAGTCGGAGACTGCCTTGAGGGCTCGTTCTGTGTGGGATACCATGTTTTGCACATTCTCCAGTTCCTCCTGAGAAGGGTAGACCGCAGAATGCTTGGCCATGACGTGGCGGTTGTCATGCAAGAAAACACGCAAGGACCGATTCCGTAATGGAGGGGCCTGTGGGCAAAAAGCAGattaggtgtgattgtgagacaATTACCCGAGAGTTTAGTTTAAAATAGAAAGTCAGCGATTACCATCTTGGTTTCAGAGATTCTTTGTTGTCTGCAGAGAGTAGGAAAATACACTCAAAGTTAATAGTATTCTTGAACAACTTGATATTGCAAATTCTCACTGCTACAATGCAAAAGTAGTGGCAATATTTGATGAGGCTGATATTTAATATTTCGCTTTAAAACAAACACATAATTGCTGCATATACGGATGACTGCGTGCATATATTTACTAAATACATCGGCGCTATGAATTTCAGAACTACATACCATTTAAGAATTTGAAATATTGTAATCGACGACCTTACCTGGCACGAAACACCTGATATGTATATAATGGCTGAATCGTGATAAATGCATTTGGCACATTTACACGCATTTACACGTTATTATGTTTCGCGTATAACGaaggaaaaacattttaaagagcGGGCATAAGCCACACACAACCTCATTTGGCGTTTAAAAGGCGACGCCATTTTAATTTACCACCAGTGATGGCGATGGCTAGTAACGATGGCTAGccagcacacacactcagaGGAATTCAGCcagcattttatttgatattctCACCGTGTCCCAGTGGTGATCAACATGTACAATGACGAAAGGGATTTGCAAATGAATAGACATACAAGCTATCAAACAGCAAACATACATAAGAAGAAAATGGCACCCATTATTCAATGAACATGCTAGCTTAGCTTTACGGACGCGGAACTTTTATTTCTGTTCACGTAGGAATATGAGATGATACTTGACTGGCTACGTGTATCGTATTATGTTTGAAATGCCATGCAAACGCTGTTAACGTTTACATTTGTCATTTTACTCACCTTAGTCGTCCTTTCCTCTGCACAAATAAATCGGTATTAGCAGGAAGTTCGTCATCAATTTGGTTACGCCTACTGTTTTGTGATTGGTCCCTGgtggggttgttgttttttccagcCAATAGAAAACGAAATATATTCTGCGACCCGGTATCGTCATATTTGAAAAATTACGTAATCGTTACGTAGCAtgcatccttttttttatttagcagACAAAATGACAATTATCATACGTAAACGAGCACGTGTATTGCTagactaaataaaaacaaaataaggagtctatattaatttaataattaaaaaaatggcaTGCAAAGGCAGCACAATTTCTTCCCGAATATGCGCTAACTAcaattttttcattatttatgttACAGTGACTAGAAATGCATATATTCTAATTAAATTATCATTACAACTGGAGCAGTTGAGAATGAATACTTATCTAATAATATGAAGAAAACAAATTACTCTCACCAAAGCTACTCATTCTTCAATTAATGTGCACAGATTGCAACAGGTATTTTATGTGTGCATCTGTAATAAATATtctgacatttttatttcagactGTTTATTTTTAAGAGTTACAGAAGAGAGGCATACCGGTAAATACTGTAATACACAAACATACCTGTACATTTTCCCCACACATTCACATCTTCAAAATGAGGTAAAATCAAAGTGTTTTACTTTGGTCTTTAAGCATTTCATTTACACaattcacattatttttttctttctgacttTGTGGGCTAGTcttcatttttgataaaacttgACACATTATATGTCTACTTCAACAGATAATCTTGAATTTTGTTCTCATAGAGGACAAACACCAATGTAGATTTTGCATTCACAATGCAAACTTGCCCGTTTCTTACAGATTCTTTTCCCACTGTAGTGAGCTAAAACACAAACAACCCGAGCAGACATATTTACATCCTGACCGAGATGAACACAGGCCACGAGTTGATGTTAAATAGCACAATGTCCAATCCCTTAAATCTTAACATCCTTTTTTTCTGAGTTCTGAAAGGCGCTGACATCCCATCGGAAAGAGCGAATCATGCTTCCCTTCAAACTGGCTTGTCTTTTAGTAATCTTGTAGATCTTCTTGAGGATGGCACGACGCAGCAAGATGTAGACCCACGGGTCCAGGATCTGATTACACGTAGCCATCCTAACACCAGTTATCATTAAGGCCCTGTAAGTGTCCCTGTCGGAGCCGAGGGTGTTGCTGTAGGACCGGGTGGCTGACATCAATCCAAAAACCTATTCAGACAATTAAAGACACAATTTGAGGTTTGTTTATAGCATGATTGCCAATTTTGAACATTTTcagaaaacaagaaaaagaTAAAGAAGAATTACATTGCCTTGAGTCATTATTTGATTAATTATTCATGAGAATCTACACAGATATGAAGAAAAATATATTAAGCACAGTTACTttttattgctaaaaaaaatatttatgcaaCTATGCAATTAGGCTAACAATATTGGCCATTCAAGCTTTCACTGCATGATcttcaaattgaaaaaaaaaaaccatttggTCCACGCCCACAAGATGTTTTTAAGCCTTTACAAAGCTTTGTTTGATTTTGTGACTGTTTACTCGAAAACTTCTGAGAAATGAACTTGTCTCATTTAGTCACAACAGTAAAAGAACAAATAATATGAGGTTATAGCTGCGACTCACCAGCAGGGGGCACCAGCAGATGCACGAGGCCACCATGATGCCAACCAACTGGACCACCATCTCAGTGTCATGGGACCTGGCCGAACTGCGCTGGGAGCTGGTCTTCATTTTGATTCTTGCTCTCACAAGGGTGATCCCACTGATGGTAT encodes the following:
- the ilf3b gene encoding interleukin enhancer-binding factor 3 homolog isoform X2 translates to MAPPLRNRSLRVFLHDNRHVMAKHSAVYPSQEELENVQNMVSHTERALKAVSDWLDKQEKCDGDGTETEKESEPKEQVTRTLRGVMRVGLVAKGLLLKGDLDLELVLLCRDKPTNTLLKKVADNLAAQLKVVTEDQYVVNHDVQEACITIKNTKEPTLTLTIHLTSPLVREEMEKAAAGETLSVNDPPDALDRQKCITALASLRHAKWFQARANGLRSCVIVIRVLRDLCARIPTWTPLSGWPLELICEKAIGTGNRPMMAGEALRRVLECLASGILMPDGAGIADPCEKEPTDAVSHLDSQQREDITLSAQHALRLSAFGQLHKVLGMDPLPFRIPKKTPGPPIDYIVQIPPSTTYAPPMKRPIEEEAGIEEKTPNKKKKKLQKKSTTEDKMDTQAMNALMRLNQLKPGLQYKLISQTGPIHVPVFTMAVEVDGKTFKASGPSKRTAKLHVAVKVLQDMGISTGVEIKPPEPVKPEETIQPVTVQDVKPEETATEVTTPVPTVPASTNSTDAAQTARQQGPILSKHGKNPVMELNEKRRGLKYELISETGGSHDKRFVMEVEIDEQKFQGTGSNKKVAKAYAALAALEQLFPETSVTQVPKKKKGPPMNNEGYGMMGPPGEVTLPRGRGRGRGRGRGFNNGGGYGTYGYGNSSMSGYSDFVSDFSDF
- the ilf3b gene encoding interleukin enhancer-binding factor 3 homolog isoform X1; translation: MAPPLRNRSLRVFLHDNRHVMAKHSAVYPSQEELENVQNMVSHTERALKAVSDWLDKQEKCDGDGTETEKESEPKEQVTRTLRGVMRVGLVAKGLLLKGDLDLELVLLCRDKPTNTLLKKVADNLAAQLKVVTEDQYVVNHDVQEACITIKNTKEPTLTLTIHLTSPLVREEMEKAAAGETLSVNDPPDALDRQKCITALASLRHAKWFQARANGLRSCVIVIRVLRDLCARIPTWTPLSGWPLELICEKAIGTGNRPMMAGEALRRVLECLASGILMPDGAGIADPCEKEPTDAVSHLDSQQREDITLSAQHALRLSAFGQLHKVLGMDPLPFRIPKKTPGPPIDYIVQIPPSTTYAPPMKRPIEEEAGIEEKTPNKKKKKLQKKSTTEDKMDTQAMNALMRLNQLKPGLQYKLISQTGPIHVPVFTMAVEVDGKTFKASGPSKRTAKLHVAVKVLQDMGISTGVEIKPPEPVKPEETIQPVTVQDVKPEETATEVTTPVPTVPASTNSTDAAQTARQQGPILSKHGKNPVMELNEKRRGLKYELISETGGSHDKRFVMEVEIDEQKFQGTGSNKKVAKAYAALAALEQLFPETSVTQVPKKKKGPPMNNEGYGMMGPPGEVTLPRGRGRGRGRGRGFNNGGGYGTYGYGNSSMSGYNYYNNGGANAGGGQSGGPSGGTQANTGQGSRQSSYGSYYDGNGAYNTSASAKVHVKKPPTRGGKSSYQGLSGMNSSSTGTYQASNSSGSYNQYGYNQTKKNFHPGGASGYSYSTAYPSQVTGGSGGNQDYNYDGFNNQSNYNSQGAGENHGFSTYQYHNTGNYNKGDSSGNYQYR